From Roseisolibacter agri, a single genomic window includes:
- a CDS encoding FAD-dependent monooxygenase, with the protein MRAPSGPVTPAQSVVTEQTDAHWDAIIAGAGPAGALAARRLAAAGHRVLLVDRRRFPRDKTCGDALIPDAQACLARNDLLERVRALAWPVAGGEVHSPGRLRLEIDCPTLTVPRRLLDATLAAAAVEAGACFGVGAVEDVTDHGDEGVSFRVAGREAPLRARVGILATGAHVGLLERAGLLERQRASAVAIRCYLRSRHRIDQMVVSFDRSILPGYAWIFPVGDDGDGTWRYNVGCGVVLRAGDETGPQHALRAMLERFLREFPAARALVDGQVGREPTRGALLRTGLNGARPWAGGALLAVGEAIGATFPLTGEGIGKAMETAELASDAVALALSTRTLAPLAEYPRTLVRALQPRYLGYAVAERWVGRAWLADLVVRRALRRPHVRATLNDILHERADPQRVFSLRGLTRALVT; encoded by the coding sequence ATGCGAGCCCCTTCCGGACCGGTGACGCCGGCGCAGTCGGTGGTCACGGAGCAGACCGACGCCCACTGGGACGCGATCATCGCCGGTGCGGGGCCGGCCGGCGCGCTCGCGGCCCGACGCCTGGCGGCCGCCGGTCACCGCGTGCTGCTGGTCGACCGGCGGCGCTTCCCGCGCGACAAGACGTGCGGAGACGCGCTGATCCCAGACGCGCAGGCGTGCCTGGCCCGCAACGATCTGCTGGAGCGGGTGCGCGCGCTCGCCTGGCCGGTGGCGGGTGGCGAGGTGCACTCGCCCGGGCGGCTCCGGCTCGAGATCGACTGCCCGACGCTCACGGTGCCGCGCCGGCTGCTGGACGCGACGCTGGCGGCAGCGGCGGTGGAGGCGGGCGCCTGCTTCGGGGTCGGCGCGGTGGAGGACGTGACCGACCACGGCGACGAGGGCGTGTCGTTCCGGGTCGCGGGGCGCGAGGCGCCGCTCCGGGCGCGCGTGGGGATCCTGGCGACCGGCGCCCATGTGGGACTGCTGGAGCGGGCGGGCCTGCTGGAGCGCCAGCGCGCGAGCGCGGTCGCGATCCGCTGCTACCTGCGCAGCCGGCACCGCATCGACCAGATGGTCGTCTCGTTCGACCGGTCGATCCTGCCGGGATACGCGTGGATCTTCCCGGTGGGCGACGACGGCGACGGGACGTGGCGCTACAACGTCGGCTGCGGCGTCGTGCTCCGCGCCGGGGACGAGACCGGGCCGCAGCACGCGCTGCGGGCGATGCTCGAGCGCTTCCTGCGGGAGTTCCCCGCGGCGCGCGCGCTGGTCGACGGCCAGGTGGGGCGCGAGCCCACGCGCGGCGCGCTGCTCCGCACGGGACTCAACGGCGCGCGGCCGTGGGCCGGCGGCGCGCTGCTGGCGGTGGGCGAGGCGATCGGTGCCACCTTCCCGCTCACCGGCGAGGGGATCGGCAAGGCGATGGAGACGGCCGAGCTGGCATCGGACGCCGTGGCGTTGGCGCTGTCCACGCGCACGCTCGCGCCGCTGGCGGAGTATCCCCGCACGCTCGTGCGCGCGCTGCAGCCGCGCTACCTGGGCTACGCCGTCGCGGAGCGGTGGGTGGGCCGGGCATGGCTCGCGGACCTCGTGGTGCGGCGCGCGCTGCGTCGCCCGCACGTGCGGGCGACGCTGAACGACATCCTGCACGAGCGCGCGGATCCGCAGCGCGTCTTCTCGCTGCGGGGGCTCACTCGCGCACTCGTGACCTGA
- a CDS encoding FHA domain-containing protein translates to MPSGPVAAAIVLTLAVLVGGIYLFMELRHHGGARARERARSGGERLPLFGTDGLVDRPAGPPPPRTRRDTPTAAEPPVRRVAAAAPMRTGAAPVPPTPAPRPHADFAPPAPSVAPPVAPPVAPPTPRPAAPRPAAPGRAPVFADTRGGTLVAAAPVGAAATTVTPEHTPERPVPRPSDQSFHDGETIRFSIPDEGTLQFLPGRLEVVGGPDRGREVRFVRTSGDERTEVTFGRSEGPAYRHVQLMARTVSRQHASMSLIEGHWQLKNLSATNPVLLNGRSLEAGEVAPLLVEGDRIEMGEVVFCFHER, encoded by the coding sequence ATGCCCAGCGGACCAGTCGCCGCCGCAATCGTTCTGACGCTCGCCGTCCTCGTGGGCGGCATCTACCTGTTCATGGAGCTCCGGCACCATGGAGGCGCGCGGGCGCGCGAGCGTGCCCGCAGCGGGGGCGAGCGTCTGCCGCTGTTCGGCACCGATGGCCTGGTAGATCGCCCGGCCGGGCCGCCCCCGCCGCGCACCCGGCGCGACACGCCGACGGCCGCGGAGCCGCCCGTGCGGCGCGTCGCCGCCGCGGCGCCGATGCGCACCGGTGCCGCGCCGGTGCCGCCGACGCCCGCCCCCCGGCCGCACGCCGACTTCGCGCCGCCGGCGCCGTCCGTGGCGCCGCCGGTGGCGCCGCCGGTGGCGCCGCCGACCCCTCGCCCCGCCGCGCCCCGTCCGGCGGCGCCGGGGCGCGCTCCCGTCTTCGCCGACACGCGCGGCGGCACGCTCGTCGCCGCCGCTCCGGTCGGCGCGGCCGCAACGACCGTCACGCCCGAGCACACGCCGGAGCGCCCCGTCCCGCGGCCGTCCGACCAGAGCTTCCACGACGGCGAGACGATCCGCTTCAGCATCCCCGACGAGGGGACGCTCCAGTTCCTGCCCGGTCGGCTCGAGGTGGTCGGTGGCCCCGACCGCGGGCGCGAGGTGCGGTTCGTGCGCACCTCGGGCGACGAGCGCACCGAGGTGACGTTCGGACGCAGTGAGGGCCCGGCCTACCGCCACGTCCAGCTGATGGCGCGCACGGTCAGCCGGCAGCACGCCTCGATGTCGCTCATCGAGGGTCACTGGCAGCTCAAGAACCTCTCGGCCACGAACCCGGTGCTGCTCAACGGCCGCTCGCTCGAGGCGGGCGAGGTGGCGCCGCTCCTGGTCGAGGGAGATCGCATCGAGATGGGCGAGGTCGTCTTCTGCTTCCACGAGCGATGA
- a CDS encoding protein kinase domain-containing protein: MQGDERTVAVPIGRRPPGLPDPGASGPHDAIETVEPAASFDDLTADYELLGELGRGGSAVVYRARDRRLGREVALKVVRVPPALAGGTDDPLARLAREARTIAALEHPHIVRVHAVRELRDGLALEMPCVRGRTLKQLLADEGPLDAARATAILHDVATALGFAHAHGIVHRDVKPENIFVEEDTGRALLADFGVARSLETDVRLTQTGVTMGTPAYMSPEQIDGHGIDGRSDLYSLGLVGWEMLTGRRPWEGEGLFGVLQRQKRDELPPVETLRPDDAPAVPPALLYVIERMLQKAPSARWADAGAVAAQLTHPVMPSDFAQWSRVHQRRVQEARRAPDVASRGAGLLAAALTTMRLRRPPPGEDAPMDAVPGTDEQTPTWVAAATPRARPGRRALLAGGLAAVALLGLAAQRSQRSASASVALPDSIADRTASVAIPLPTVGAVTPRDSELTARTAVPSRARDATAPADARGGEVEATELDARPAPGASGPATRADAPVPVPPLRAPLPQPSVTAAAPSIARVAPPAALPAPPAPAEPVERVAAVAFERTVAAAGGRHSCAILGDGTLACWGANGDGQLGTGDLETREEPTPVAASVRFVQVAAGGAHSCAVATDGAAYCWGDGERGQLGGGARSERATPARVSGSARFRGVRAGLAHTCGLTTDGAVLCWGADDRGQLGDGQSADRATPAAIPGLRAASLAVGWRHACALTSDGTALCWGENADGQLGDGTRTTRRTPTPVAGGQRFVAIAAGASHTCGVTGDGRAFCWGRNAAGQLGTGGNSAQLTPSQVETSTRFVTVVTGSAHTCARTSAGLVFCWGGNAYGQLGDGSTTGQSRPVRVAGGPYAALSASGAHTCATLDGAAVCWGYNVDGQLGDGTRAHRTSPMRVTTAAH; this comes from the coding sequence ATGCAGGGCGACGAGCGGACCGTCGCGGTGCCCATCGGGCGCCGGCCGCCCGGGCTCCCCGACCCGGGGGCGTCAGGTCCGCACGATGCGATTGAAACGGTCGAGCCCGCCGCAAGCTTCGATGACCTGACCGCGGACTACGAGCTCCTGGGCGAGCTCGGACGCGGGGGGAGCGCGGTCGTCTATCGCGCCCGCGACCGACGACTCGGCCGCGAGGTGGCGCTGAAGGTCGTGCGCGTCCCGCCCGCCCTCGCCGGCGGGACCGACGACCCGCTCGCGCGCCTCGCGCGGGAGGCGCGCACCATCGCCGCGCTCGAGCATCCGCACATCGTGCGCGTGCACGCCGTGCGCGAGCTGCGCGACGGCCTCGCGCTCGAGATGCCGTGCGTGCGCGGCCGCACGCTGAAGCAGCTGCTCGCGGACGAGGGGCCGCTCGACGCCGCGCGCGCGACGGCGATCCTCCACGACGTCGCAACGGCCCTCGGCTTCGCGCACGCGCACGGGATCGTGCACCGCGACGTGAAGCCCGAGAACATCTTCGTCGAGGAAGACACGGGACGCGCGCTGCTCGCCGACTTCGGCGTCGCGCGCTCGCTGGAGACGGACGTCCGGCTGACGCAGACCGGCGTCACGATGGGCACGCCGGCCTACATGAGCCCCGAGCAGATCGACGGCCACGGCATCGACGGCCGCTCCGATCTGTACAGCCTCGGCCTGGTCGGGTGGGAGATGCTGACGGGTCGCCGTCCGTGGGAGGGCGAGGGACTCTTCGGCGTCCTGCAGCGGCAGAAGCGCGACGAGCTGCCGCCGGTCGAGACGCTCCGCCCGGACGACGCGCCGGCGGTCCCGCCCGCGCTGCTGTACGTGATCGAGCGCATGCTGCAGAAGGCGCCGAGTGCCCGCTGGGCCGACGCGGGCGCCGTCGCGGCGCAGCTGACGCATCCGGTCATGCCGTCGGACTTCGCGCAGTGGTCGCGGGTGCACCAGCGGCGCGTGCAGGAGGCCCGGCGCGCGCCCGACGTGGCGTCGCGCGGCGCTGGCCTCCTCGCGGCAGCGTTGACGACGATGCGGCTGCGCCGCCCGCCGCCGGGCGAGGACGCGCCAATGGACGCGGTGCCCGGCACCGACGAGCAGACGCCGACGTGGGTCGCCGCCGCCACGCCGCGCGCGCGCCCGGGACGTCGCGCGCTGCTGGCCGGCGGACTCGCGGCGGTCGCGCTGCTCGGGCTGGCCGCACAGCGGTCGCAGCGCTCCGCGTCCGCGAGTGTCGCGCTTCCGGACTCGATCGCGGACCGCACCGCGAGCGTCGCGATCCCGCTGCCGACGGTCGGCGCCGTCACCCCGCGCGACTCCGAGCTCACCGCGAGGACGGCCGTGCCGTCGCGCGCACGCGATGCGACAGCGCCGGCCGACGCGCGCGGCGGCGAGGTCGAGGCGACGGAGCTCGACGCGCGCCCCGCGCCGGGCGCATCTGGGCCGGCGACGCGCGCGGATGCGCCGGTCCCCGTCCCGCCCCTGCGCGCGCCGCTGCCGCAGCCCTCCGTCACCGCGGCAGCGCCGTCCATCGCGCGCGTCGCGCCGCCCGCTGCGCTCCCTGCGCCGCCTGCGCCGGCCGAGCCGGTCGAGCGGGTGGCCGCGGTCGCGTTCGAGCGCACGGTCGCCGCGGCCGGCGGCCGGCACTCGTGCGCGATCCTCGGCGACGGGACGCTCGCGTGCTGGGGCGCCAACGGCGACGGCCAGCTCGGCACGGGCGATCTGGAGACGCGTGAGGAGCCGACGCCCGTCGCGGCGTCCGTGCGCTTCGTGCAGGTCGCGGCGGGCGGCGCCCACAGCTGCGCCGTCGCGACCGACGGCGCCGCGTACTGCTGGGGCGACGGCGAGCGCGGACAGCTCGGTGGCGGCGCGCGCAGCGAGCGGGCGACGCCCGCGCGCGTGTCGGGTTCGGCGCGCTTCCGCGGCGTGCGCGCGGGCCTGGCGCACACGTGCGGCCTCACCACCGATGGCGCGGTGCTCTGCTGGGGCGCCGACGACCGCGGACAGCTGGGCGACGGTCAGTCGGCCGACCGCGCGACGCCCGCGGCGATCCCCGGACTGCGCGCCGCGTCGCTCGCCGTCGGGTGGCGCCACGCGTGCGCGCTCACGAGCGATGGCACGGCGCTCTGCTGGGGCGAGAACGCCGATGGGCAGCTCGGCGACGGCACGCGCACGACGCGCCGTACGCCGACGCCCGTCGCTGGTGGCCAGCGCTTCGTCGCGATCGCCGCGGGCGCGTCGCACACCTGCGGCGTGACGGGCGACGGCCGCGCCTTCTGCTGGGGGCGCAACGCGGCGGGACAGCTCGGCACGGGTGGCAATTCTGCGCAGCTGACGCCGTCGCAAGTCGAGACCAGCACGCGTTTTGTGACCGTCGTCACAGGCAGCGCGCACACCTGCGCGCGAACATCAGCAGGGCTCGTCTTTTGCTGGGGTGGCAACGCATACGGTCAGCTCGGCGACGGCTCGACCACCGGTCAATCGCGGCCGGTGCGCGTCGCCGGTGGACCGTATGCCGCACTCTCCGCCTCGGGCGCGCATACCTGTGCCACGCTCGACGGGGCTGCGGTGTGCTGGGGATACAACGTCGACGGCCAGCTCGGCGACGGGACCCGCGCGCATCGCACGAGCCCCATGCGCGTCACCACGGCGGCGCACTGA
- a CDS encoding beta strand repeat-containing protein, whose protein sequence is MSSFGLLRALASSPLRRRALAIAAVAGVAFASACTSATTGDVGGGSLARVQLSDSVLRLRVGAEGALAARVLDASGQELSGRKLFWSVRDSAIATVSQSGVVTGRAPGSTLVSANVEGRSGVATVIVSARPVSVVRVEPTTLQLVAGATAPLQVRALDEVGGEVAGSIVAWTSSDTTVARVASNGVVTAAAPGIAVITAIVDGRSAVVAVSVSPVAVANVSLTAARDTLVVGASTQLTLVTRDAGGALITNRPTTWASDRPNVASVSSTGEVLAVSPGTATIEATVEGRSARVALIIVPRPAAALVISPDASTIFVGATLRLLTLVTDASGNVLTNRPIGYSSSDPSVASVDTAGVVTARVPGNVTITATSEGKRGTATVRVLAVPVATVTIAPEAPAVRVGDVVTLTATPRAEDGTALTGRAVTWSSGAPGIASVSANGEVRGLASGTALILARVEGASGTVTVRVDRAPAASVTVSPATASIVVGDSAGLGATVRDASGALLGDRLVTWSSASNAIATVSNTGVVKGVAAGTTTVRATVDGVSGSATVTITAPAPAPAAVASVLVTPPSASVAAGATVQLSTTVRDANGNALTGRTITWSTSNPAIASVSTSGVVTGVAAGAATITATSEGRSGTAAITVTGTAGGGTGVIAVASVAVSPSTLSVVAGGTGQLSATARDASGNALTGRTITWSTSNPAVATVSTAGVVTAVAAGSATISATSEGQTGSAAVTVTAAPPPTPAPVVSVAVSPSTLALQTGATGQLSATPRDASGNALTGRTITWSTSNASVATVSSAGVVTAVGPGSATITATSEGRTGSAAVTVTAPPPAPVASVAVSPSTLSLLTGATGQLSATPRDATGTALTGRTVTWASSNTAVATVSSTGVVTAVAPGSATVTATSEGRSGSAAVTVTAPPPAVASVRVTPDNSRIEPGQRVTLSAEPLDAQGRVIQTTLAVTWTSSNPLVAVVSSSGQVTGLTRGDATITATIGGRSGSALVRVRPD, encoded by the coding sequence ATGTCGTCGTTCGGTCTTCTTCGCGCCCTCGCCTCGTCGCCGCTGCGCCGTCGGGCACTCGCGATCGCCGCCGTCGCGGGCGTCGCCTTCGCGTCGGCCTGCACGAGCGCCACGACGGGCGACGTCGGCGGCGGCTCGCTCGCCAGGGTGCAGCTGTCGGACAGCGTGCTGCGCCTGCGCGTCGGCGCCGAGGGCGCGCTCGCGGCGCGCGTGCTCGACGCGAGCGGCCAGGAGCTGTCGGGCCGCAAGCTGTTCTGGTCCGTGCGCGATTCCGCGATCGCGACGGTCTCGCAGTCGGGCGTCGTCACGGGGCGTGCGCCCGGCAGCACGCTCGTCTCGGCGAACGTCGAGGGGCGCAGCGGCGTCGCCACCGTCATCGTCTCGGCGCGCCCCGTGAGCGTCGTGCGCGTCGAGCCGACCACGCTGCAGCTCGTGGCCGGCGCGACCGCTCCGCTGCAGGTGCGTGCGCTCGACGAGGTCGGCGGGGAGGTCGCCGGCAGCATCGTCGCGTGGACGAGCAGCGACACCACGGTTGCGCGCGTCGCCAGCAACGGCGTCGTCACGGCGGCCGCGCCCGGCATCGCCGTCATCACCGCGATCGTCGATGGACGGAGCGCGGTCGTCGCCGTGTCGGTCTCGCCGGTCGCGGTGGCCAACGTCTCGCTCACCGCGGCGCGCGACACACTCGTCGTCGGCGCCTCGACGCAGCTCACGCTCGTGACGCGCGACGCGGGCGGCGCGCTGATCACCAACCGGCCGACGACGTGGGCGAGCGACCGCCCCAACGTGGCGTCGGTCTCCTCGACGGGCGAGGTGCTCGCCGTGTCGCCCGGCACGGCCACCATCGAGGCGACCGTCGAGGGACGCAGCGCGCGCGTGGCGCTCATCATCGTGCCCCGCCCCGCCGCGGCGCTCGTGATCTCGCCCGACGCGAGCACGATCTTCGTCGGCGCGACGCTGCGACTCCTCACGCTCGTCACCGACGCGTCGGGCAACGTGCTCACCAACCGCCCGATCGGCTACTCGAGCAGCGATCCATCGGTCGCGTCGGTGGATACGGCGGGCGTCGTCACGGCGCGCGTGCCCGGCAACGTCACCATCACCGCGACGAGCGAGGGCAAGCGCGGCACGGCGACGGTGCGCGTGCTCGCGGTGCCCGTCGCGACGGTCACCATCGCGCCGGAAGCGCCCGCCGTCCGCGTCGGCGACGTCGTGACGCTGACCGCGACGCCGCGCGCCGAGGACGGCACCGCGCTCACCGGGCGCGCGGTGACCTGGTCGTCGGGGGCGCCCGGCATCGCCTCGGTCAGCGCGAACGGTGAGGTGCGTGGCCTCGCGTCGGGCACCGCGCTCATCCTCGCGCGCGTCGAGGGCGCGTCGGGCACGGTGACGGTCCGCGTCGACCGTGCGCCGGCGGCGTCGGTGACGGTGTCTCCCGCGACGGCCTCCATCGTCGTCGGCGACAGCGCGGGCCTCGGCGCCACGGTGCGCGACGCATCGGGCGCGCTGCTCGGCGATCGCCTCGTCACCTGGAGCTCCGCCAGCAACGCCATCGCGACCGTCTCCAACACCGGCGTCGTGAAGGGCGTCGCCGCCGGTACGACGACCGTCCGTGCGACGGTCGACGGCGTGAGCGGCAGCGCGACGGTGACGATCACCGCGCCAGCGCCGGCGCCGGCGGCGGTCGCGTCCGTCCTCGTGACGCCGCCCTCGGCGAGCGTCGCCGCGGGCGCGACCGTCCAGCTGTCGACGACGGTGCGCGACGCGAACGGCAACGCGCTCACGGGGCGCACGATCACCTGGTCGACGAGCAACCCCGCCATCGCGTCGGTCTCGACCTCCGGCGTGGTGACGGGCGTCGCCGCCGGTGCCGCGACGATCACGGCCACGAGCGAGGGTCGCAGCGGCACCGCCGCGATCACCGTCACGGGCACGGCAGGCGGCGGCACCGGCGTGATCGCGGTCGCCAGCGTCGCCGTCTCGCCGTCGACGCTCTCGGTCGTCGCGGGTGGCACCGGGCAGCTCTCTGCCACGGCGCGCGATGCCAGCGGCAACGCGCTGACGGGACGCACGATCACGTGGTCCACGAGCAATCCCGCCGTGGCCACGGTCTCCACGGCCGGCGTCGTCACCGCCGTCGCCGCGGGCAGCGCCACCATCAGCGCGACGAGCGAGGGTCAGACCGGCAGCGCGGCGGTCACGGTCACCGCAGCGCCGCCGCCCACGCCGGCGCCGGTCGTGTCGGTCGCGGTGTCTCCGTCGACGCTCGCGCTCCAGACGGGAGCAACCGGTCAGCTGTCGGCGACGCCGCGTGACGCGAGCGGCAATGCGCTCACGGGCCGCACCATCACCTGGTCGACGAGCAACGCGAGCGTCGCGACCGTCTCCTCCGCGGGCGTCGTGACGGCCGTCGGCCCCGGGTCGGCCACGATCACCGCGACGAGCGAGGGCCGCACCGGCAGCGCCGCGGTCACGGTGACCGCTCCGCCGCCGGCGCCGGTCGCATCCGTCGCGGTGTCGCCTTCCACGCTCTCGCTGCTCACGGGCGCGACCGGCCAGCTCTCGGCGACGCCACGCGACGCCACGGGCACCGCGCTCACCGGTCGCACGGTGACCTGGGCATCGAGCAACACCGCGGTCGCGACGGTGTCGTCCACCGGCGTGGTGACCGCGGTCGCGCCGGGGTCCGCGACTGTCACCGCGACGAGTGAGGGGCGCAGCGGTTCGGCGGCGGTCACGGTGACCGCACCGCCGCCCGCCGTCGCCTCGGTGCGCGTGACGCCGGACAACTCGCGCATCGAGCCCGGGCAGCGCGTGACGCTGAGCGCCGAGCCGCTGGATGCGCAGGGGCGCGTGATCCAGACCACGCTGGCGGTGACGTGGACCTCCTCCAATCCACTCGTGGCGGTCGTGAGCAGCAGCGGACAGGTCACGGGATTGACGCGCGGCGACGCGACGATCACCGCGACGATCGGCGGCAGGAGCGGCTCCGCGCTGGTGCGCGTGCGTCCCGACTGA
- a CDS encoding tetratricopeptide repeat protein translates to MSDRSHRADARVGARLAPFAALAATLFATPLAAQPLAPKRVLTLPAASQCTGAALPPSARRDAAGARAEAARARELALVGERAAARDAFVRAAALDPADPQLAYDLARAAEEAGDRATAASALCRYLVLAPSGREVAEVRARLSRVAASTANPADESVRATFQRGVDALEARRYEAAVTAFDEVLRTVPSAPEATYDRGLARLALGQDAAAASDLAAYVASPAAGPDRAQVLRAVEALRQPRWSVAGALGRGLVVPGFGQFYTGRPIPGLAVLAGTAGGIGLALFERRTIEQVTFLDTLTNTPYTNDIPRVEHPYRAAGLATAGILAIAGAAEAAYYAAVHSRERPRLQLRTAAAWVPDRTGTPLPAAVAGFSVAF, encoded by the coding sequence ATGAGTGATCGATCGCATCGCGCGGACGCTCGCGTCGGCGCTCGGCTCGCACCGTTCGCCGCGCTCGCCGCGACGCTCTTCGCCACGCCGCTCGCGGCGCAGCCGCTCGCGCCCAAGCGTGTGCTGACGCTCCCCGCCGCATCGCAGTGCACGGGCGCAGCGCTCCCGCCGAGCGCCCGTCGCGACGCGGCCGGCGCGCGTGCGGAGGCCGCGCGTGCACGCGAGCTCGCGCTGGTCGGCGAGCGCGCGGCAGCGCGCGATGCGTTCGTGCGTGCGGCCGCCCTCGACCCCGCGGATCCGCAGCTCGCCTACGACCTCGCGCGCGCCGCCGAGGAGGCGGGTGATCGCGCGACCGCCGCGTCGGCGCTGTGTCGCTACCTCGTGCTCGCGCCCTCCGGCCGTGAGGTGGCCGAGGTCCGCGCACGGCTCTCGCGCGTCGCGGCGTCCACCGCCAACCCGGCCGACGAGTCCGTGCGGGCGACGTTCCAGCGCGGCGTCGATGCGCTCGAGGCGCGCCGCTACGAGGCGGCGGTCACGGCATTCGACGAGGTGCTGCGCACGGTCCCCAGCGCGCCCGAGGCGACGTACGACCGCGGCCTCGCGAGGCTCGCGCTCGGACAGGACGCCGCGGCGGCGAGCGATCTCGCGGCGTACGTCGCCTCACCGGCCGCGGGCCCGGACCGCGCCCAGGTTCTCCGCGCCGTCGAGGCGCTGCGGCAACCGCGCTGGAGCGTCGCGGGTGCGCTCGGCCGCGGACTCGTCGTGCCCGGGTTCGGGCAGTTCTACACGGGTCGCCCGATCCCGGGTCTCGCCGTCCTCGCGGGGACCGCGGGTGGGATCGGGCTCGCGCTCTTCGAGCGCCGCACGATCGAGCAGGTCACCTTCCTCGACACGCTCACCAACACGCCGTACACGAACGACATCCCGCGCGTGGAGCACCCCTACCGCGCGGCCGGCCTGGCCACGGCCGGCATCCTCGCGATCGCCGGCGCGGCGGAGGCCGCGTACTACGCCGCCGTCCACTCGCGCGAGCGCCCGCGGCTCCAGCTGCGGACCGCCGCCGCGTGGGTCCCGGACCGCACCGGCACTCCGCTCCCCGCCGCCGTCGCGGGCTTCTCGGTCGCCTTCTAG